From Electrophorus electricus isolate fEleEle1 chromosome 8, fEleEle1.pri, whole genome shotgun sequence, the proteins below share one genomic window:
- the cfap206 gene encoding cilia- and flagella-associated protein 206 isoform X1, with protein MSRVQAESVIKTIIREIAQQCASKGQSVSETLAAFMVKCVVLDPRNHFNVDRTLTKQDIQKLIELCVDRLLDQSSPALDTIKMQIYFDMNYTTRREFAEEHQRARKTRLQTACREVTDSRAKTREDLVELYRKVVGYVLLHSGVGAASNIRNVREATAALQSVFPQSDLASFMSLPKQNKEQQLNKLSAVVTGIRLFNKDGEHGGQDIDDLPGVLNDALPTISRDIEAELKGTQQLAWQYTALLESLSGPDADRAVRPDLLREALYNVRQHEAFLKLLLADVTLCATQVEALQTALAARMRLLKTTVHSKSAVPTSQVFPHFTVLANLWAELQEELLLLSMLSGLASSLRPFLSAQPSELERLLQGVVVKTDLERAEESAGERVDPDEMKSCEWLLPETTANFDKLPLQYRGMCGHALIARDGTLLPGNPRIGVLKHKEKFYCFSSKQAALQFASAADECVELVAEQVTRSPELIQLLRMHRHFSSVSTYAQMQSGETLLVKPISRSDSSTQTDTHLLECNVVKSYEWNEWELRRQAIRLANLRRKVTRSMQTDLSHMRRANSTQTYPPKDTGTQTKREGQSNVPRPLIYLAGLRGKDGTSTRVTKVDLTRAADQ; from the exons ATGTCTCGAGTTCAAGCTGAAAGCGTCATTAAAACTATAATACGTGAGATCGCGCAGCAGTGTGCGAGTAAAGGACAGTCGGTGTCGGAAACGCTCGCTGCGTTCATG GTGAAATGTGTCGTATTGGACCCCAGGAATCATTTTAACGTCGACAGGACACTTACCAAGCAAGATATCCAGAAACTCATCGAG CTGTGTGTAGACAGGCTACTGGACCAGAGCAGCCCTGCACTGGACACCATCAAAATGCAGATTTACTTTGACATGAATTACACCACGCGAC GCGAGTTCGCGGAGGAACACCAGAGGGCGCGGAAGACGCGTCTGCAGACCGCCTGCCGCGAGGTCACGGACAGCAGAGCCAAGACCCGCGAGGACCTGGTGGAGCTCTACCGAAAAGTGGTCGGTTACGTCCTGCTGCACTCCGGCGTCGGAGCCGCCTCCAACATCCGTAACGTCCGGGAGGCCACGG ctgcgcTGCAGAGTGTGTTCCCACAGTCAGACTTGGCCTCCTTCATGTCTCTgccaaaacagaacaaagagcAGCAGCTAAACAAACTCAGCGCCGTCGTCACCGGAATCCGTCTCTTCAACAAGGACGGCGAACACGGGGGACAGGACATAGACGACC TGCCTGGCGTGCTGAACGACGCTCTGCCCACCATCAGCAGAGACATAGAGGCAGAGCTGAAAGGGACCCAGCAGTTAGCCTGGCAGTACACCGCCCTGCTGGAGAGCCTGTCCGGACCCGACGCCGACCGCGCGGTTCGCCCCGACCTGCTCAGAGAGGCTCTGTACAACGTGCGGCAACATGAAGCCTTCCTCAAACTCCTACTG GCTGACGTCACCCTGTGCGCGACTCAGGTGGAGGCTTTACAGACAGCGCTCGCGGCGAGGATGAGGCTGCTGAAGACCACCGTCCACTCCAAGTCTGCCGTGCCAACCTCCCAAGTGTTC CCTCATTTCACGGTGCTGGCCAATCTGTGGGCGGAGCTACAGGAAGAGCTGCTGctactgagcatgctcagtggcCTGGCTTCGAGCCTGAGGCCTTTCCTATCAGCCCAGCCCAGCGAGCTCGAGCGGCTTCTGCAGGGGGTCGTGGTCAAAACGGATCTGGAACGAGCTGAGGAGAGCGCAG GGGAGCGGGTCGATCCGGACGAGATGAAGTCCTGCGAGTGGCTTCTGCCCGAGACCACGGCGAACTTCGACAAGCTCCCCCTGCAGTACAGGGGCATGTGCGGACACGCACTCATAGCAAGAGACGGCACGCTGCTGCCAG GTAACCCCCGTATCGGCGTCCTAAAACACAAGGAGAAGTTCTACTGCTTCTCTTCCAAACAGGCCGCCCTCCAGTTCGCCTCGGCAGCCGACGAGTGCGTGGAGCTGGTGGCCGAGCAGGTGACGAGATCTCCCGAGTTGATCCAGCTCCTCCGAATGCACCGGCACTTTTCAAGTGTCTCGACGTACGCTCAG atgcaGTCCGGCGAGACTCTGCTGGTGAAGCCCATCTCCAGAAGCGACAGTAGCACGCAGACGGACACGCACCTCCTGGAGTGCAACGTGGTGAAGTCGTACGAGTGGAACGAGTGGGAGCTACGCAGGCAGGCCATCAGACTG GCGAACCTACGCAGGAAAGTGACCCGTTCGATGCAGACGGACCTGAGCCACATGAGGAGGGCCAACAGCACCCAGACGTATCCCCCCAAAGACACGGGGACCCAGACGAAAAGAGAGGGCCAAAGTAACGTCCCCCGCCCTCTGATCTACCTGGCTGGGCTGAGAGGAAAGGATGGCACCAGCACACGCGTGACCAAGGTCGATTTAACCCGAGCTGCGGACCAGTAG
- the cfap206 gene encoding cilia- and flagella-associated protein 206 isoform X2, which translates to MQIYFDMNYTTRREFAEEHQRARKTRLQTACREVTDSRAKTREDLVELYRKVVGYVLLHSGVGAASNIRNVREATAALQSVFPQSDLASFMSLPKQNKEQQLNKLSAVVTGIRLFNKDGEHGGQDIDDLPGVLNDALPTISRDIEAELKGTQQLAWQYTALLESLSGPDADRAVRPDLLREALYNVRQHEAFLKLLLADVTLCATQVEALQTALAARMRLLKTTVHSKSAVPTSQVFPHFTVLANLWAELQEELLLLSMLSGLASSLRPFLSAQPSELERLLQGVVVKTDLERAEESAGERVDPDEMKSCEWLLPETTANFDKLPLQYRGMCGHALIARDGTLLPGNPRIGVLKHKEKFYCFSSKQAALQFASAADECVELVAEQVTRSPELIQLLRMHRHFSSVSTYAQMQSGETLLVKPISRSDSSTQTDTHLLECNVVKSYEWNEWELRRQAIRLANLRRKVTRSMQTDLSHMRRANSTQTYPPKDTGTQTKREGQSNVPRPLIYLAGLRGKDGTSTRVTKVDLTRAADQ; encoded by the exons ATGCAGATTTACTTTGACATGAATTACACCACGCGAC GCGAGTTCGCGGAGGAACACCAGAGGGCGCGGAAGACGCGTCTGCAGACCGCCTGCCGCGAGGTCACGGACAGCAGAGCCAAGACCCGCGAGGACCTGGTGGAGCTCTACCGAAAAGTGGTCGGTTACGTCCTGCTGCACTCCGGCGTCGGAGCCGCCTCCAACATCCGTAACGTCCGGGAGGCCACGG ctgcgcTGCAGAGTGTGTTCCCACAGTCAGACTTGGCCTCCTTCATGTCTCTgccaaaacagaacaaagagcAGCAGCTAAACAAACTCAGCGCCGTCGTCACCGGAATCCGTCTCTTCAACAAGGACGGCGAACACGGGGGACAGGACATAGACGACC TGCCTGGCGTGCTGAACGACGCTCTGCCCACCATCAGCAGAGACATAGAGGCAGAGCTGAAAGGGACCCAGCAGTTAGCCTGGCAGTACACCGCCCTGCTGGAGAGCCTGTCCGGACCCGACGCCGACCGCGCGGTTCGCCCCGACCTGCTCAGAGAGGCTCTGTACAACGTGCGGCAACATGAAGCCTTCCTCAAACTCCTACTG GCTGACGTCACCCTGTGCGCGACTCAGGTGGAGGCTTTACAGACAGCGCTCGCGGCGAGGATGAGGCTGCTGAAGACCACCGTCCACTCCAAGTCTGCCGTGCCAACCTCCCAAGTGTTC CCTCATTTCACGGTGCTGGCCAATCTGTGGGCGGAGCTACAGGAAGAGCTGCTGctactgagcatgctcagtggcCTGGCTTCGAGCCTGAGGCCTTTCCTATCAGCCCAGCCCAGCGAGCTCGAGCGGCTTCTGCAGGGGGTCGTGGTCAAAACGGATCTGGAACGAGCTGAGGAGAGCGCAG GGGAGCGGGTCGATCCGGACGAGATGAAGTCCTGCGAGTGGCTTCTGCCCGAGACCACGGCGAACTTCGACAAGCTCCCCCTGCAGTACAGGGGCATGTGCGGACACGCACTCATAGCAAGAGACGGCACGCTGCTGCCAG GTAACCCCCGTATCGGCGTCCTAAAACACAAGGAGAAGTTCTACTGCTTCTCTTCCAAACAGGCCGCCCTCCAGTTCGCCTCGGCAGCCGACGAGTGCGTGGAGCTGGTGGCCGAGCAGGTGACGAGATCTCCCGAGTTGATCCAGCTCCTCCGAATGCACCGGCACTTTTCAAGTGTCTCGACGTACGCTCAG atgcaGTCCGGCGAGACTCTGCTGGTGAAGCCCATCTCCAGAAGCGACAGTAGCACGCAGACGGACACGCACCTCCTGGAGTGCAACGTGGTGAAGTCGTACGAGTGGAACGAGTGGGAGCTACGCAGGCAGGCCATCAGACTG GCGAACCTACGCAGGAAAGTGACCCGTTCGATGCAGACGGACCTGAGCCACATGAGGAGGGCCAACAGCACCCAGACGTATCCCCCCAAAGACACGGGGACCCAGACGAAAAGAGAGGGCCAAAGTAACGTCCCCCGCCCTCTGATCTACCTGGCTGGGCTGAGAGGAAAGGATGGCACCAGCACACGCGTGACCAAGGTCGATTTAACCCGAGCTGCGGACCAGTAG